The nucleotide sequence GTGGCAGACCCGGCGAGCGCGCCGCACACTGCACCGGTCAGGGCCGCCCCGGGCGGGGGCTGGCCAGGTGCGTCCCAGGCGTGTTCGGGAGCAAGGGCCTCCAGGTGCTCAGGATGCGTGATCAGAAAGTCGCCGAGAGCCTCGGAGGCGCCCAGCACCGCCAGCAGGCGGCGCAGGTGAGTCCGCAAGCACCCGGGCTGAGCCTCAGGGGAGGAGCCGGAGGGGCCGCGTCCACCGGCAACCTCGTCGCCGCCGCGCAAGGCGGGCGAGGCGGTATCGGCGGTGTCGGCGGTGTCGGCGCCATCGTGTGAGTCATCGGCCCGCAGCAGGGCGCGCAGCATGCGTGCGGGCTGGGCCACCCGAGTCTGCCCGGCGGCATCCCCGCCAATGACCGTGCAGGCCTCAGCCAGTCGCACCAGGGCTAGCACCGCGAGGTCGGGATTCGCGGTACTGCCGAGCTCATCCACAAGGCGGGCGCGCACAGGGTCGAGTGCGGGCAGTTCCCCCTGCGTGCCCTTCCTAGAAACCGTCGGCGCGGCCGGCAGGAAGGGGTCTAGCGCCGGGTCGGTGATAAGGCCGTAGGCGCGCTCCACCTCCGTGAACCCGGCCCAGAGGAGCCGGGCCCGGGTACTGGGCCAGCGGTCATGTCTGCGGGAGGCGGGGCCGCCTGCCGGCGCCCCGGGCCCCGGCAGGGGCTTGCGCTCACTCCCGCTTCCACTATTTGAAGGCATCACAGGCGCGGGAAGAACTGGCTGATCTCGAAGTCGGTCACCTGGGCGTCGTAAGCCAGGTACTCGCGGCGCTTGTTGCGGCGGAAGAACTCGAAGGCATCCTCCCCCAGGGTGTCCGCCACCAGGTCCGACTCGGCCATGGCGGCCACGGCGCTCTTGAGCGAGGTGGGCAGCGCGCCAATGCCGAGCGACTTGCGCTCCAGCTCGGACAGCGCCCAGACATCGTCCTCGGCCTCGGCAGGCAGCTCGTAGCCCTCCTCGATACCCTTCAGGCCGGCTGCGAGGATCACGGCGAAGGCCAGGTAGGGGTTGGCGGAGGAGTCGATGCCGCGGAACTCGATGCGGGCGGACTGGGCCTTGCCGGGCTTGTGCATGGGCACGCGCACCAGGGCGGAGCGGTTGTTGTGGCCCCAGCACACGTAGCTGGGGGCCTCGTCGCCGCCCCACAGGCGCTTGTAGGAGTTGACGTGCTGGTTGGTAACTGCGCAGATCTCGGTGGCGTGGTGCAGCAGGCCCGCAATGAAGGCGCGCCCCGTGGCGGACAGCTGGTACTGCCCGGCCGGGTCGTGGAATGCGTTGCGGTCCCCCTCGAACAGTGAGAAGTGAGTGTGCATCCCGCTTCCGGGCTGGTCGATGAAGGGCTTGGGCATGAAGGTCGCCTGGCAGCCCTCCTGCAGGGCGACCTCCTGCACGACTGCCCGGAAGGTCATGATGTTGTCCGCCATGGACAGGGCGTCGGCGAAGCGCAGATCGATCTCATTCTGGCCGGGGCCGCCCTCGTGGTGGGAGAACTCCACGGAGATGCCCATCTGCTCAAGCATGAGGATGGCGTGGCGGCGGAACTCGTGGGCCGTGCCGCCGGGCACGTGATCGAAGTAGCCGGCGTAGTCGGTGGGGATGATCCGGCCGTCGCTGTTGCGGTCCACCAGGTAAAACTCGATCTCGGGGTGCACGTAGCAGGTGAAGCCGGCGTCGGCAACACGGGCCAGCTGGCGCTCGAGCACGGCGCGAGGGTCCGTGCGTGCGGGCTCACCGTCCGGGGTGAGCACGTCGCAGAACATACGGGCGACGCTGTTGACCTCCTCCCGCCACGGCAGCATCTGGAAGGTGGAGGGGTCCGGGGACAGCAGCATGTCCGACTCGAATACGCGGGTCAGCCCCTCAATGGCGGAGCCGTCGAAGCCGATCCCCTCCTCGAAGGCACCCTCTACCTCCGCCGGCGCGATCGCCACCGACTTGAGCTGACCGAGCACGTCGGTGAACCACAGGCGGATGAAGCGGATATCGCGCTCCTCAATGGCGCGAAGCACGTATTCCTGCTGCTTGTCCATAATCCTGGCGTTGCCTCCTTGCGCGTGCGGCGTGGACCGGTGCGGGCGGTGTGCGGGCCCGGCCACCGCGGGCTTCCTCAGCCACCCTATCGGTTGATTGGGTCGCCCGGGTTTCACGCCGGTGCGGCGGGCGCGGCCGGGCGCGGGAAACCGGCGCGAACTTGATGCTTCAGACCGGCGCATCGCGGGGTGAGGTACACGGTGAGCAGTGCCGGTTCACTACGCCAGACTTGTCTGCCGCCATCCACGTGCCTGGAAGCGGGGCCACCTGCTACGCCAGACTTGCCTGCCGCCACCCCCGTGCCTGGAACCGGGGCCACCTGCTACGCCACTTCGCCGCCTGCTACGCCACTTCGGGGTTAACAACGCCTGTTAACGGCCTGCTGAAGGGCTGGGAGGTATACAGCAGGCCGTTAAGTAGCGTTGTTAACGTCCAACCGGCGTAGCAGACACCCGGTCCACCCACATACCCGCCCCAGACTCCCAACCAGCCCTTAGACACCACACCCTCAAACCGGAAGACCCCGATACGACCACCTCGTTCCAGCGGAGTCACGGCTACGACGGGCCCAACACGCCGATCATCTGGAACAAGGACTCGCAGGTGATGCTCACGGGGAGCAGTTCGAACCACGACACCTAGATGCCTATCGTGGCCGTCAATAACTAGGGCGCTGCTGACCGCCTGGGCAGGAAGAGTGCCGCCCGCTGCGTCGCCTTGGATCCCAGGGGCGTCCGCCCCCATCCGCGAGTAGGCTCCGGGCATGAGCACTTCCGCTTCCGATCAGCCATCCGCAGATGCCACCGCGGCCGGCGCCTCCCCCGCCGAGCGCGCGACCACCGACGCCGCTACTCCGGTCGCAGCGGGACAGCAGATCTCACAGGTCAAGAAGGTGCGTGTGCACCACCTGCTGGGCGCGAAGCAGCGGGGCGAGAAGCTGACCATGCTCACCGCCTACGACGCGGTCACCGCGCGCATCCTGGATGCAGCAGGCACCGACATGCTGCTCGTGGGCGACTCGCTGGGCAACGTCATGCTCGGCTACGACTCAACCATGCCGGTGACCCTGGATGAAATGGTGGTGGCCACGCGCTCGGTGGCCAGTGCCACCACCCGGGCCCTGGTGGTGGCTGACCTGCCCTTTGGCACCTACGAGGCGGGCCCGGAGCAGGCCCTGGCCAGCGCCGTGCGGCTCATGCGTGTGGGCGCCAACGCCGTCAAGCTCGAAGGCGGCCGTCCCCGGGAGGCGACCGTGCGGGCCCTGTCTGAGGCCGGCATCCCGGTGGTCGGGCACCTCGGCTTCACACCGCAGTCGGTCAACAAGCTCGGGGGATTCCGTGTGCAGGGCCGCGACCAGGACGCCCAGGAGGCGCTCCTGGCCGAC is from Actinomyces sp. 432 and encodes:
- the glnA gene encoding type I glutamate--ammonia ligase → MDKQQEYVLRAIEERDIRFIRLWFTDVLGQLKSVAIAPAEVEGAFEEGIGFDGSAIEGLTRVFESDMLLSPDPSTFQMLPWREEVNSVARMFCDVLTPDGEPARTDPRAVLERQLARVADAGFTCYVHPEIEFYLVDRNSDGRIIPTDYAGYFDHVPGGTAHEFRRHAILMLEQMGISVEFSHHEGGPGQNEIDLRFADALSMADNIMTFRAVVQEVALQEGCQATFMPKPFIDQPGSGMHTHFSLFEGDRNAFHDPAGQYQLSATGRAFIAGLLHHATEICAVTNQHVNSYKRLWGGDEAPSYVCWGHNNRSALVRVPMHKPGKAQSARIEFRGIDSSANPYLAFAVILAAGLKGIEEGYELPAEAEDDVWALSELERKSLGIGALPTSLKSAVAAMAESDLVADTLGEDAFEFFRRNKRREYLAYDAQVTDFEISQFFPRL
- the panB gene encoding 3-methyl-2-oxobutanoate hydroxymethyltransferase — encoded protein: MSTSASDQPSADATAAGASPAERATTDAATPVAAGQQISQVKKVRVHHLLGAKQRGEKLTMLTAYDAVTARILDAAGTDMLLVGDSLGNVMLGYDSTMPVTLDEMVVATRSVASATTRALVVADLPFGTYEAGPEQALASAVRLMRVGANAVKLEGGRPREATVRALSEAGIPVVGHLGFTPQSVNKLGGFRVQGRDQDAQEALLADARALADAGAVTVVLEMVPAPVAARITQALAVPTIGIGAGVHCDGQVLVWTDMAGMTEWKPRFVRRFGQVGQALQQAAQEYNAAVRYASFPGPAETFEA